A genomic region of Equus caballus isolate H_3958 breed thoroughbred chromosome 1, TB-T2T, whole genome shotgun sequence contains the following coding sequences:
- the HAUS2 gene encoding HAUS augmin-like complex subunit 2, whose amino-acid sequence MAAGNPWDPASAPNAAGLLLDHFVASGMVTQEMLNISKKSASCFVNFSRLQQITNIQAEIYQTNLEIELLRLEKDTADVVHPSFLAQKCHTLQSMNNHLEAVLKEKRSLRQRLLKPMCQENLPIEAVYHRHMVHLLELAVTFIEGLENHLETLRNIPHVDANLKEMSKALAKMDILVTETEELAENILMWQEHQKEVSSCIPEILAEENYLC is encoded by the exons ATGGCTGCGGGGAACCCCTGGGACCCGGCCTCCGCGCCAAACGCTGCCGGGCTACTGCTGGACCATTTCGTGGCTTCAGGGATGGTCACTCAG GAGATGTTAAATATATCTAAGAAATCAGCTTCTTGCTTTGTGAACTTCTCCAGACTACAGCAGATCACAAATATTCAAGCTGAAATCTACCAG ACAAACCTGGAAATTGAACTCCTAAGACTAGAAAAAGATACAGCAGATGTTGTTCATCCTTCCTTTTTGG CTCAGAAGTGTCATACTCTGCAAAGCATGAATAATCATTTGGAAGCGGTGCTAAAAGAGAAGAGGTCCCTCAGGCAGAGACTGTTGAAACCCATGTGCCAGGAAAACTTGCCTATTGAAGCTGTTTATCACAG aCATATGGTACATTTGTTGGAGTTGGCAGTGACTTTCATTGAGGGATTAGAAAACCATCTTGAAACACTTAGAAATATCCCTCATGTAGATGCAAATCTAAAGGAAATG AGCAAGGCTTTAGCAAAGATGGATATTTTGGTGACTGAGACAGAAGAACTGGCTGAGAATATACTCATGTGGCAAGAACACCAAAAGGAAGTTTCCTCTTGTATCCCCGAAATATTAGCTgaagaaaattatctttgttaA
- the LRRC57 gene encoding leucine-rich repeat-containing protein 57: MGNSALRAHVETAQKTGVFQLKDRGLTEFPSELQKLTSNLRTIDLSNNKIESLPPMIMGKFTLLKSLSLNNNKLAVLPDELCNLKKLEMLSLNNNHLRELPSTFGQLSALKTLSLSGNQLQALPPQLCSLRHLDVVDLSKNQIRCIPDIVGDLQVIELNLNQNQISQISVKISCCPRLKVLRLEENCLELSMLPQSILSDSQICLLAVEGNLFEIKKLRELEGYDKYMERFTATKKKFA; encoded by the exons ATGGGAAACAGTGCCCTCCGCGCTCATGTGGAAACCGCGCAGAAAACGGGTGTCTTTCAGCTTAAGGACCGTGGGCTGACCGAG TTCCCCTCAGAGTTGCAGAAGCTGACGAGCAATCTCAGGACCATCGACTTGTCCAACAACAAGATCGAGAGCCTACCGCCTATGATAATGGGGAAGTTCACTCTGCTGAAGAGCCTCTCCTTGAACAACAACAAACTGG CTGTTCTTCCTGATGAGTTATGCAATCTGAAAAAACTGGAGATGCTAAGCCTAAACAACAATCACTTGAGAGAGCTGCCATCTACCTTTGGGCAACTGTCTGCCCTCAAGACTCTGAGCCTCTCTGGGAACCAGCTACAAGCACTACCACCCCAACTTTGTAGCCTACGGCACCTGGATGTGGTGGATCTCTCCAAGAACCAGATTCGATGCATACCTGACATAGTGGGGGATCTGCAGGTCATCGAACTCAACCTCAATCAGAACCAG ATATCTCAGATCTCAGTAAAGATATCTTGCTGTCCTCGCCTTAAAGTTCTTCGCCTAGAAGAGAACTGCCTTGAGCTCAGCATGCTTCCACAGAGCATCCTCAGTGATTCCCAGATCTGTCTTCTTGCTGTGGAAGGCAAcctttttgaaataaagaaacttCGAGAACTAGAAGGCTATGATAAG TACATGGAGAGGTTCACGGCCACCAAGAAGAAGTTTGCATGA